In Ipomoea triloba cultivar NCNSP0323 chromosome 15, ASM357664v1, one genomic interval encodes:
- the LOC116007448 gene encoding uncharacterized protein LOC116007448, with translation MKPVVHETAGDKATIKTECRAGEGRKHVEKVEVDTRNVDTLKYIERKLTEKGVQRLERHPADGLPLKHDPKKGHGGKYTWEGPGNEAENELDPAPPVLDERDPNYIEEEKEEPTGSDSGGLVVGQVEVAKVAEEGVARIEVDPLLKANYE, from the coding sequence ATGAAGCCAGTGGTGCATGAGACGGCGGGGGACAAGGCGACAATCAAAACCGAGTGCCGAGCCGGCGAGGGGCGAAAGCACGTCGAGAAAGTCGAGGTCGACACGCGCAACGTTGACACGCTTAAGTACATTGAAAGGAAGCTGACGGAGAAAGGCGTTCAGAGGCTGGAGCGCCACCCAGCGGACGGGCTGCCGTTGAAGCACGATCCAAAGAAGGGCCACGGCGGGAAGTACACTTGGGAAGGCCCGGGTAACGAGGCGGAGAACGAGCTCGATCCTGCCCCTCCGGTTCTGGACGAAAGGGACCCTAACTATATAGAGGAGGAGAAAGAAGAGCCGACGGGGAGCGACAGCGGGGGACTGGTGGTCGGGCAAGTTGAGGTGGCTAAGGTTGCTGAAGAAGGGGTGGCTAGGATCGAAGTTGATCCTCTCTTGAAAGCTAATTACGagtaa
- the LOC116006742 gene encoding uncharacterized protein LOC116006742, giving the protein MKPIDNTKETVTFRAVGRDEEGGKRVTKHEVETHNIDTLKYIEKKLMDKGVHRKDRRPASGIPLGKQSKSGHGGKFTWEGPADEAEYELDDVPAAIDEKDPNYVDEEAEKSILKGEVSGVEGMVVGEVDVAKVAAEGVARVDVHPQLQPNA; this is encoded by the coding sequence atgaagccgataGACAATACAAAGGAAACGGTGACGTTTAGGGCGGTGGGCAGGGACGAAGAAGGGGGCAAGCGCGTGACGAAGCACGAGGTGGAGACGCACAACATCGACACGCTGAAATACATAGAGAAGAAACTCATGGACAAAGGGGTCCACCGGAAGGACCGCCGTCCGGCGAGCGGGATTCCGCTAGGGAAGCAGTCAAAATCCGGGCACGGCGGGAAGTTCACGTGGGAAGGTCCGGCGGACGAGGCGGAGTACGAGCTGGACGACGTGCCGGCGGCCATCGACGAGAAGGATCCAAACTacgtggatgaggaggcggaGAAGAGCATATTGAAGGGAGAGGTTAGCGGCGTGGAGGGAATGGTGGTCGGAGAAGTTGACGTGGCAAAGGTGGCGGCGGAAGGGGTTGCTAGAGTGGATGTCCATCCTCAGCTACAGCCTAATGCTTAG
- the LOC116006129 gene encoding peroxiredoxin-2E-1, chloroplastic: MAAATAVSTTLSKLLKPTSASTAAAAKPFALLSSKTAALSPPISSAFSLRLPHLRRRPGALRFSTAPRISVGEKLPDATLSFFESSSDDLQTVSISDLTAGKKAILFAVPGAFTPTCSQKHLPGFVEKAAEIKAKGVDTIACISVNDAFVMKAWKENLGVKDEVLLLSDGNGEFTKAIGCELDLTDKPVGLGVRSRRYAMLVEDGVVKVLNLEEGGAFNVSSAEDMLKAL; this comes from the coding sequence ATGGCAGCCGCAACCGCCGTTTCCACCACTCTCTCGAAGCTTCTCAAACCCACCTCAGCCtcaaccgccgccgccgccaaacCCTTCGCTCTCCTCTCCTCCAAAACCGCCGCTCTCTCCCCTCCCATCTCCTCCGCATTCTCCCTCAGACTCCCCCATCTCCGCCGCCGCCCCGGCGCGCTTAGATTCTCCACCGCGCCCAGAATCTCCGTCGGCGAAAAGCTCCCCGACGCGACGCTCTCCTTCTTCGAATCCTCCTCCGACGACCTCCAGACCGTGTCCATCTCCGACCTCACCGCCGGCAAGAAGGCCATCCTCTTCGCCGTCCCCGGCGCGTTCACCCCCACGTGCTCCCAGAAGCACCTCCCCGGCTTCGTGGAGAAGGCGGCGGAGATCAAGGCGAAGGGCGTGGACACCATCGCCTGCATTTCGGTCAACGACGCGTTCGTGATGAAGGCCTGGAAGGAGAATCTGGGGGTCAAAGATGAAGTCTTGCTGCTCAGCGACGGGAATGGGGAGTTCACCAAGGCGATTGGCTGCGAGCTTGACCTAACCGACAAGCCTGTCGGGCTCGGCGTTAGGTCTAGGCGCTACGCCATGCTCGTGGAAGATGGAGTTGTGAAGGTCTTGAATTTGGAGGAAGGCGGAGCTTTCAATGTTAGCAGTGCTGAGGATATGCTTAAGGCCCTCTAG